The Rhizoctonia solani chromosome 4, complete sequence genome contains a region encoding:
- a CDS encoding WD40 repeat-like protein translates to MSLSAVKFSPDGKMLASAAADGLIKIWSSYNGNLIRTLEGHQEGLSDVAWSGDSRYVASASDDKTVRIFTLETGETSRVLRGHTNYVFCVNYNPSSNLIVSGSYDESVKLWDVSRGRCMKTLSAHSDPVMAAGFNRDGTMIVSCSIDGLIRIWDTASGQCLKTLVDEANPVAGHVKFSPNGKFILCCTQDSTIRLWNYHNARCLKTYTGHRNEKYSINACFSVTGGKWIISGSEDGKVYIWDLQTREIVQVLEGHQDTVLAVATHPTQNIIASASIDRD, encoded by the exons GAAAGATGCTTGCGAGCGCTG CCGCGGATGGTTTAATAAAGATTTGGTCTTCATATAACGGCAATCTCATTCGTACATTGGAGGGTCACCAGGAAGGCCTATCTGACGTTGCTTGGTCTGGTGACAGTCGTTATGTGGCGAGCGCGAGCGACGATAAAACTGTGCGAATTTTCACCCTGGAAACG GGAGAGACATCCAGAGTGCTTAGAGGACACACAAATTATGTTTTTTGTGTCAATTACAATCCTTCCTCCAATCTGATCGTCTCTGGAAGCTACGATGAGAGTGTTAAACTGTGGGACGTCTCCCGAG GAAGATGTATGAAGACCTTGTCGGCCCATTCTGATCCTGTCATGGCAGCAGGATTTAATCGCGACGGTACTATGATTGTCTCGTGCAGTATAGATGGTCTCAT TCGTATCTGGGATACTGCAAGTGGCCAATGCCTGAAAACTCTGGTAGACGAAGCAAACCCGGTAGC CGGGCACGTAAAGTTTTCACCCAACGGAAAATTCATATTATGTTGCACACAAGATTCTACGATCAGGCTTTGGAACTACCATAACGCGCGGTGCCTCAAGACATATACAGGCCATCGCAACGAGAAATACAGCATAAATGCGTGCTTTAG TGTGACCGGCGGGAAATGGATTATCAGTGGTAGTGAGGATGGCAAGGTATATATCTGGGACCTACAAACTCGGGAGATTGTTCAGGTACTAGAAGGACATCAAG ACACTGTGTTAGCAGTTGCG ACCCACCCTACTCAAAATATCATTGCATCCGCGTCCATTGACCGGGATTGA
- a CDS encoding kinesin motor domain protein: MSRRAPSVARKVSASARTASSQARAGTTSSAASSSLPQPSVARAQPAAISQEENTTNIQVVIRCRNRWPALGGDYYRNCTASVEFGVYTPAPTRTYPFDRVFGPEADQALVYHDVVAPVLEEVLNGYNCTLFAYGQTGTGKTYTMQGDLSPTLTGNPSADAGIIPRTLHKLFMHLENNVPDYSVKVSFVELYNEELRDLLASEFREPSANAQPMGIASGQGAGGLKIFDDAAKKGTFIQGLEEAHVRDAQDAIEVLRKGSERRQIAATKFNDHSSRSHSIFTLTVHTKETSSDGNDLIRTGKLNLVDLAGSENIGRSGAENKRAREAGMINQSLLTLNRVITALVERSPHVPYRESKLTRLLQDSLGGRTKTCIIATVSPARCNMEETLSTLDYAFQAKAIRNRPELNSRIMRNALLKEHASEISRLKADLVAAREKNGVYVSVERWREIESAQEGGKTVREELRVQAEVAQRQSRALQEELEAQGAVLIKKTNELTSVQQELEQEQLHLANARQEVERLRKEAEEEKIVRQEFERNELSLDRAATSLRETARAGIIDVKGLFDKIARNDALLSSNANVLVAFSERLRTEFDDFGARLEEFMKSHNTTSHRIKSQAESFQVTELEASSRHSQSIDDHLRLLDTTVARLQATEKESGGAMDALRAVIVRTSEGIKSSLEQWNTSVSRECLSLFSELAVQQEKHVGDVLRLRGQNESLVSLLEAERVRSDRMRDEAIARVTALITGFTAESQKGLYEAVAATRAGLGEGEEALSRFAVEHEEEAERVVETTEGLVSVLQGKEAEGKQIKEDGIKAIKQAKASFDDGNSRVRLSINTAITGQSTEIGRQLSGLGEQSSNASSDLPLLKKQTMGTVISQTTMLRNACQTYKSSVDAHASTLEQMDKALVTDLKTQVTPTGHTPRKRKWDYVDSWTLTVAGKIFYEPGETSGAVSEHDSVNLPEGAHIASDLEQGEQPTKQEPQGDVDVGYVPAMATRIARPSSLVPPLGTSRRSTMAPPGNKPSAHVDENVVLRSKRLKR, from the exons ATGTCCCGTAGGGCTCCGTCGGTAGCACGAAAGGTATCCGCCTCGGCACGTACGGCATCGTCTCAAGCTAGGGCTGGAACAACTTCCTCGGCAGCATCCTCAAGCTTACCACAGCCTTCTGTCGCTCGAGCTCAGCCCGCTGCCATCTCTCAAGAGGAGAATACTACCAACATCCAGGTAGTTATAAGATGCAG AAACAGATGGCCCGCGCTCGGAGGAGATTACTATCGAAACTGCACTGCCTCAGTCGAGTTTGGTGTTTACACTCCTGCTCCAACTCGGACATATCCATTCGATCGTGTATTTGGACCTGAAGCAGACCAGGCCCTAGTTTATCATGATGTTGTTGCGCCAGTCCTCGAAGAGGTTCTCAACGGATACAATTGCACTCTGTTCGCCTACGGTCAGACGGGAACCGGAAAAACATACACCATGCAAGGAGATCTCTCCCCTACACTCACCGGAAACCCTAGCGCTGATGCTGGTATCATTCCTCGGACGCTTCACAAGCTGTTCATGCACCTCGAAAACAATGTTCCGGATTATAGCGTCAAGGTCTCCTTTGTTGAACTCTATAACGAAGAACTCCGCGACCTATTGGCGTCCGAATTCAGGGAACCTAGCGCAAATGCGCAACCTATGGGAATAGCATCGGGCCAGGGAGCTGGTGGCCTAAAAATCTTCGACGATGCTGCAAAAAAGGGAACCTTCATACAAGGCCTGGAGGAGGCCCATGTGCGGGATGCGCAGGATGCGATAGAAGTCCTTCGGAAGGGCAGCGAACGTAGACAGATTGCGGCGACCAAGTTCAACGACCACTCCAG TCGTTCCCACTCCATCTTTACACTCACAGTTCATACGAAAGAAACATCATCCGACGGTAATGATTTGATCAGAACCGGAAAGCTGAATCTCGTCGATCTCGCTGGCTCCGAAAATATAGGCCGCTCGGGAGCTGAAAATAAGCGTGCAAGGGAAGCGGGAATGATTAATCAAAGTTTGCTGACGCTCAACCGTGTCATTACGGCGCTAGTCGAACGAAGCCCCCATGTTCCCTATCG GGAGTCGAAACTTACTCGTTTGTTGCAAGATTCATTGGGTGGACGTACCAAAACGTGTATTATTGCAACGGTATCGCCCGCCCGGTGCAACATGGAAGAAACGCTTTCAACCTTGGACTACGCATTTCAGGCTAAGGCTATCCGCAATCGTCCTGAATTGAATTCTAGAATAATGCGGAACGCGCTACTAAAGGAGCACGCGAGTGAAATCTCTAGGCTCAAGGCCGACTTAGTCGCAGCCCGGGAGAAAAATGGCGTTTACGTTTCCGTTGAACGTTGGAGAGAAATCGAGTCGGCACAGGAAGGCGGCAAAACAGTCCGTGAGGAGCTTCGCGTGCAAGCGGAGGTTGCTCAGCGGCAGTCTCGGGCATTACAGGAAGAACTGGAAGCTCAAGGGGCCGTGCTCATCAAAAAGACCAATGAATTGACCAGTGTTCAACAGGAGTTGGAGCAAGAACAATTACATCTCGCAAATGCGAGGCAAGAGGTTGAGAGGTTACGAAAAGAAGCCGAAGAGGAAAAGATTGTCCGACAAGAATTCGAGCGCAATGAACTATCGTTAGACCGTGCAGCTACGAGTCTACGAGAAACTGCGAGAGCTGGTATTATCGATGTGAAGGGATTGTTTGATAAAATTG CCCGCAATGACGCGCTACTCTCTTCCAATGCCAATGTCTTGGTCGCGTTTTCCGAAAGATTACGCACAGAATTCGATGACTTCGGAGCCCGACTCGAAGAGTTCATGAAATCCCACAATACCACCTCTCATCGCATTAAATCGCAGGCTGAATCATTTCAAGTAACTGAACTTGAA GCCTCCAGTAGACACAGTCAATCGATCGACGACCACCTACGTTTATTGGATACTACGGTGGCTAGACTCCAAGCGACAGAAAAAGAGTCAGGGGGTGCGATGGATGCACTTCGGGCGGTCATTGTGCGCACGAGTGAAGGAATCAAGTCATCCCTCGAGCAATGGAACACATCTGTCTCAAGAGAGTGCTTGTCATTGTTTAGCGAACTGGCTGTTCAACAAGAAAAACACGTAGGGGAT GTCCTTCGTCTACGCGGCCAAAACGAATCATTGGTATCCCTTCTCGAGGCCGAGCGAGTTAGATCCGATAGAATGCGAGATGAGGCTATAGCGCGAGTTACGGCACTAATTACTGGATTTACGGCGGAGAGTCAGAAGGGACTATATGAGGCAGTTGCCGCAACCCGCGCAGGACTAGGAGAGGGGGAAGAAGCGCTGAGTAGATTCGCTGTGGAACATGAAGAAGAGGCGGAGCGAGTGGTCGAGACGACGGAAGGGCTCGTAAGCGTGCTTCAGGGTAAAGAGGCCGAGGGAAAACAAATCAAGGAGGACGGAATAAAG GCTATCAAACAAGCAAAAGCTAGCTTTGATGACGGAAATTCACGCGTCCGCTTGTCCATCAATACTGCTATCACCGGGCAAAGCACGGAGATCGGGCGTCAGCTCTCGGGCCTGGGCGAGCAAAGCTCAAATG CTTCGAGCGATTTGCCTCTTCTAAAGAAA CAAACGATGGGCACTGTGATAAGTCAG ACCACCATGCTGCGTAACGCTTGCCAAACGTACAAATCTTCCGTGGATGCGCATGCCTCTACTCTCGAACAGATGGATAAGGCTCTAGTCACTGATCTCAAAACTCAAGTCACACCTACAGGACATACACCACGCAAGAGGAAATGGGATTACGTCGATTCATGGACGCTGACTGTGGCCGGGAAGATATTTTACGAGCCTGGAGAAACC TCTGGCGCCGTTTCGGAACACGATTCCGTTAACTTACCAGAGGGAGCGCATATTGCTAGTGATCTAGAACAGGGCGAGCAACCCACGAAACAAGAGCCGCAGGGAGATGTCGATGTAGGATACGTTCCCGCGATGGCGACCCGGATTGCGAGGCCGTCAAGCCTAGTTCCACCATTGGGCACGAGTCGACGTTCGACTATGGCACCGCCTGGCAATAAACCCTCAGCGCACGTTGACGAGAACGTAGTCCTCAGGTCTAAACGTCTCAAACGATAA
- a CDS encoding protein phosphatase 2C: MFSKLVALVFALVASKHARGAYNNACNNNVVAYWGQNSFGAVDSNQAGWQKPISYYCQDDSVDVLPIAFVNQFFGTGGLPALNLANTCNPTDQGVFPGTGLANCQFLASEISACQAKGKLVTLSLGGAGGAYGFQSDAEGVAFANTVWNLFLGGSSSTRPFGSAVLDGVDLDIEAGTGTGYVAFVNQLRSKFNGASKKYYITAAPQCVYPDSALGSVLNNAFFDAVYVQFYNNPCGLQTYGNAANWNYGNWDYWAPQRAAGSGYVDAATLQKISLETRSNFPSFGGVMFWDASQAYNNNRFDKAVKSFLEALAEQHSIIRHAMPRPGPLVANTQPALRQVACYVWQAKWYASGAPTNDASGTWDPVKACGGATTQPPTTTTTTTSRPITTPPVTTTTTTSTPPTTTPPTTGSCAGLAAWSSGIAYTAGNVVTYGGHRWTAKWWNQAETPGGASGAWTDSGACTAPEFLGSRLHVLVIGIWDYAWVERSAYRYFREMSLVVQSREEIEGGLARNSGFVIKPKRVTGTFAEKLGILSWDPGRVGPELAGQVVFVGIYDGHGGPSVSQFLQQELHGLFESVQPELAPDAISWMKSQGGIVMWILYLLNGDSPLVRGYFKRFKGGALERWAERGAKSPTFGLEARCTLAFLEADKRISEIPESEKCGATSSVVLLHSLEVPASPFFSSHLLSLTVAHCGDTRVLLCTTEGGSAYPLRKRTTPMHVEKLQGYAGWAQVWSQTRLGRPANTRGLGDFRYKAFGVTPEPEITSKLLNGEQYAFAVLVSDGITSTLSDAEIVDVARGAPDPQKAAKAIVSLAEELGSEDNATALVVPLAGWGKTTGIDKTLELRNYRKKMMIGSERQRRT; encoded by the exons ATGTTCTCCAAACTTGTGGCCTTGGTTTTCGCCCTCGTGGCAAGTAAACATGCTCGTGGCGCGTACAAC AACGCCTGCAACAATAATGTAGTTGCTTATTGGGGGCAAAATAGCTTTGGAGCGGTCGACAGCAACCAAGCCGGCTGGCAAAAACCGATTAGCTATTACTGTCAAGACGATTCTGTTGATGTACTCCCTATCGCGTTCGTCAACCAATTCTTTGGCACG GGTGGTCTCCCCGCtctcaacttggccaacACTTGTAATCCTACCGACCAAGGTGTCTTCCCTGGGACCGGGCTTGCCAACTGCCAATTCTTGGCTAGTGAAATCTCCGCGTGCCAGGCCAAAG GGAAACTCGTGACCTTGAGTCTCGGTGGCGCTGGTGGTGCCTATGGCTTCCAAAGCGACGCTGAAGGTGTTGCTTTTGCGAACACGGTATGGAACTTGTTCTTGGGAGGATCTTCGTCCACGAGGCCATTTGGTTCAGCCGTACTCGATGG AGTTGATCTAGATATCGAAGCCGGAACAGGGACAGGTTATGTTGCCTTTGTCAACCAGCTCCGCAG CAAATTCAACGGTGCCAGCAAAAAGTACTATATCACTGCTGCCCCTCAATGTGTTTACCCCGATTCTGCTCTCGGCTCAGTGCTCAATAATGCCTTCTTCGACGCAGTATATGTTCAATTCT ATAATAACCCATGTGGTTTGCAGACATATGGGAACGCTGCCAACTGGAACTACGGTAACTGG gACTACTGGGCGC CACAGAGAGCAGCAGGAAGTGGATACGTCGATGCTGCGACCTTACAAAAGATTTCCCTTGAGACCCGCTCCAATTTCCCCAG CTTTGGAGGCGTTATGTTCTGGGACGCGTCTCAAGCATATAACAACAACCGCTTTGATAAAGCAGTTAAATCATTCTTGGAAGCACTTGCGGAACAACATTCAATTATCCGGCATGCGATGCCCCGACCTGGACCGCTAGTGGCCAATACCCAGCCGGCTCTAAGGCAAGTAGCAT GTTACGTCTGGCAAGCCAAGTGGTATGCGTCTGGTGCCCCAACAAACGATGCTTCGGGAACATGGGACCCAG TGAAAGCCTGTGGAGGAGCAACCACCCAGCCTCCAactaccaccactaccaccacttcTCGACCAATCACAACTCCTCCtgtcaccaccaccactaccacctcGACACCTCCCACTACTACACCCCCCACTACCGGTAGCTGCGCTGGCCTCGCCGCCTGGAGTAGTGGAATCGCATATACGGCTGGCAATGTTGTTACATATGGAG GCCATCGCTGGACGGCTAAATGGTGGAACCAG GCTGAGACCCCAGGAGGCGCCTCCGGTGCTTGGACAGACAGTGGGGCGTGCACGGCTCCAGAATTTTTAGGTTCTAGATTACATGTCCTGGTTATTGGTATATGGGACTATGCATGG GTCGAACGATCCGCATACCGCTACTTTCGGGAAATGTCATTGGTAGTGCAGTCTCGCGAGGAAATCGAAG GAGGACTCGCACGCAATAGCGGCTTTGTCATTAAACCCAAAAGAGTTACAGGCACATTTGCTGAAAAACTAGGTATCTTATCTTGGGATCCCGGACGCGTGGGTCCAGAGCTGGCAGGTCAAGTCGTCTTCGTTGGAATATACGATGGTCATGGAGGCCCCAGCGTATCCCAATTCCTTCAACAGGAACTCCATGGCTTGTTTGAATCAGTGCAACCCGAGTTAGCTCCCGATGCCATTTCATGGATGAAGAGTCAAGGTGGTATTGTAATGTGGATCCTATACCTACTGAATGGCGACTCACCATTGGTAAGGGGCTACTTTAAGCGGTTCAAAGGAGGCGCACTCGAGCGTTGGGCCGAAAGGGGTGCCAAATCTCCCACATTTGGTTTGGAAGCACGCTGCACTCTGGCATTTCTCGAA GCGGACAAACGCATATCGGAAATTCCCGAATCTGAGAAGTGTGGGGCAACATCGTCAGTCGTGTTACTTCACTCGCTCGAGGTTCCAGCCAGccctttcttttcttctcaCTTATTATCTCTTACGGTGGCCCACTGTGG GGATACGCGAGTTCTGCTTTGCACGACGGAGGGTGGCTCTGCATACCCATTACGGAAACGCACCACGCCGATGCACGTGGAGAAGCTGCAAGGCTACGCAGGTTGGGCGCAGGTTTGGTCACAGACTCGTTTGGGGAGGCCCG CCAATACCCGGGG GTTAGGAGACTTTCGATATAAAGCTTTTGGGGTGACACCGGAGCCTGAAATCACCTCAAAACTCCTGAATG GGGAACAGTATGCATTCGCTGTCCTAGTTTCTGATGGAATCACATCTACCTTATCCGATGCGGAAATTGTTGATGTTGCCCGGGGCGCACCGGACCCCCAAAAGGCGGCAAAAGCTATCGTCAGTTTAGCCGAGGAGTTGGGAAGTGAAGACAACGCCACCGCATTGGTCGTTCCTCTTGCAGGTTGGGGCAAGACAACGGGTATCGACAAAACGCTGGAGCTTAGAAACTATCGTAAGAAGATGATGATAGGGAGCGAAAGACAACGACGGACATAA
- a CDS encoding pentatricopeptide repeat-containing protein 5, mitochondrial — translation MKLPATASGLGIAIPGVSRQDDSRLRNGINRITAWAFTTVSRDYYLKFITLPFGSIRMYMSQKRAILLIRVIASAGHKSAPRRLKSTEVSSLLHSSLGVKLPPRKPIILAGNIGLAFNDRLASLRADIDSENFTGVWKQFSDLRDAGQVDHLSLSDLEQVDEAIASTIYRPGISSKWSNVKNPPPTIPHFGNESAIPAPMEQIYEVGVWLAVRGPMCVLRGCMMRALKDSKPEVVIDLWQKFMTSRTPAESSYYHPGRPELLQLTICAYAMRDDFRGAFDTVYPTLVPLKPEMARDLLEPIRQIREDVAAKAIRYINDLDLLRLLARPWSFRNQLFNFVNSLSAEKFKTTYQEILRLLKEPDPWVGLISVSSGPPPISPEPKSKPIFSISRQTWIDLLEGAGTLRQPELRETIWKDFHSLGGTPTTGMWNTLLLGYLREGQLEIANKVWGAMGKDGHDAYTYTTMMRGLFDRHHTNDAMAYYEEMKKKIPQAEITIRSYNVVIHGLFTGGRPDAALKLVADLEAGSALPTPTHPVPDITTYNTMLRYYSRRREMGPLSKVLHNIADRQLRPDAYTLTTVLNALLAVGVQDAPSKILGIMKALRVQVNEAIVSELIEDVVYRVPGRGPKKNNQFFESTRAGTRSPPNPSTDQDAESSPRDRLQTGVKMLVAFENAGVPTNVVNYTSLMAAFHRAAGAGTGPQYISHSEAQKATQALRSRMKKRRIRENRITYNILIAACLEGGDVPKSKWRELAPTPTAGVDRPAVDLTVYRRMSNKRCSDAPTFKHSSLASTLWGQPANTRGPGELRDWITHEATFSERKIFDQLGPTIGAGEGLVVASPSTSHPDYFYTWTRYVAAIAPYDIDLMVLVVTRGLGEPKLTLMEHLSTGAGEGRSAMDQPCGQSHSFDLPTTYLIDTSAGDSVIKNDLEYTSHMCFDTSYDLWEEKQDLHFFTLVACRKALSSGAALANRLGDSGAAAWYKQQFNVMTSRILDSGMFYFPDGSYRAYANPQKLDRRGVDSAVLLAIIAAGEPGDPNFGPTSPAVLASVKRAVIGIAPVPTGRYPGEPSVTIMMDIKGLIILLIMSEDKWDGYETGSNTLAIRGTYARLLFHISVQLIDWALVEFTLARNITVTDVSLPFFKQFASSGDVLAKGSPVFDSIVLGMRTWSDGFYKILQQFQGPGGILYEQFNRTLANHKVHRTSRGHLQRSPVLLVPS, via the exons ATGAAATTACCCGCTACCGCTTCGGGCTTGGGGATCGCTATCCCGGGCGTCAGCCGTCAAGACGATTCACGATT GCGTAACGGGATCAACCGAATCACCGCCTGGGCCTTTACCACCGTGTCACGTGACTACTATCTGAAATTCATAACTCTGCCTTTTGGTTCCATCCGCATGTATATGTCACAGAAACGAGCTATCCTCCTTATTCGAGTAATCGCATCAGCAGGACACAAATCAGCTCCTAGGCGACTCAAATCTACAGAGGTGTCTAGTTTATTGCATAGCTCATTAGGAGTCAAGCTTCCACCCCGAAAACCGATCATTTTAGCCGGCAATATCGGCCTAGCTTTTAATGACCGCCTTGCTAGCCTCCGTGCAGATATTGACTCAGAGAATTTTACTGGTGTTTGGAAGCAGTTCTCCGATCTACGAGATGCAGGTCAGGTCGATCACCTTTCTCTGAGCGACTTGGAACAGGTTGACGAGGCCATCGCTTCGACAATATACAGACCTGGCATATCGTCTAAATGGTCCAATGTGAAGAATCCTCCACCCACTATCCCCCACTTTGGCAATGAATCAGCGATCCCGGCACCTATGGAACAGATATATGAAGTGGGAGTTTGGCTTGCTGTCCGCGGTCCGATGTGTGTACTACGCGGGTGTATGATGCGTGCGCTCAAAGATTCGAAGCCTGAAGTCGTTATCGACTTGTGGCAGAAGTTTATGACCAG TCGTACCCCAGCAGAATCTTCTTACTATCATCCCGGCCGACCCGAGCTCTTGCAACTCACCATATGCGCCTATGCCATGCGGGATGATTTTCGTGGGGCGTTCGATACTGTCTATCCGACTCTCGTTCCACTCAAACCCGAAATGGCTCGTGATTTGCTGGAGCCTATAAGGCAGATACGAGAGGATGTGGCGGCCAAGGCGATACGTTACATAAACGACTTGGATTTACTCCGCCTGCTCGCCCGGCCGTGGTCTTTTCGCAACCAGTTGTTTAATTTTGTCAATTCTCTCAGCGCCGAAAAATTCAAAACCACCTATCAGGAGATTCTAAGACTCCTGAAAGAACCTGACCCATGGGTTGGGCTTATATCCGTATCATCCGGCCCGCCTCCAATTTCCCCTGAACCGAAGAGTAAACCTATCTTTTCTATTTCACGCCAAACTTGGATCGACCTTCTCGAAGGCGCTGGCACCCTAAGGCAGCCCGAGCTCAGGGAGACTATCTGGAAAGACTTTCACTCTCTTGGAGGCACGCCTACTACAGGCATGTGGAATACCTTATTGCTCGGATATCTACGAGAGGGGCAACTAGAAATCGCAAATAAGGTCTGGGGGGCGATGGGAAAAGATGGACACGACGCATACACATATACAACAATGATGCGTGGTTTGTTCGATCGACACCATACAAATGATGCCATGGCTTATTATGAAGAGATGAAAAAGAAAATTCCGCAAGCAGAAATCACCATCAGGTCTTACAACGTCGTTATACATGGGCTTTTTACTGGGGGACGTCCAGACGCTGCTCTCAAACTTGTTGCTGATCTCGAAGCTGGCAGTGCTTTACCCACTCCTACCCATCCTGTCCCTGACATAACCACCTATAACACAATGTTGAGGTATTATTCCAGGCGTCGAGAGATGGGCCCTTTATCGAAGGTGCTGCATAATATTGCCGACAGACAGCTCCGCCCCGATGCATACACACTCACCACCGTCTTGAACGCACTGCTTGCGGTAGGCGTACAAGACGCTCCGTCCAAAATACTAGGAATCATGAAAGCTCTTCGTGTCCAGGTCAATGAAGCGATCGTTTCCGAGCTTATTGAAGATGTGGTCTACCGCGTGCCTGGTAGAGGTCCCAAGAAGAACAACCAGTTCTTTGAATCTACACGCGCAGGGACTCGGAGCCCCCCCAATCCATCGACCGATCAGGACGCTGAGTCATCACCTCGAGACCGTCTGCAAACTGGCGTCAAGATGTTGGTCGCATTCGAAAATGCCGGAGTTCCAACCAATGTTGTTAACTACACATCCCTCATGGCTGCTTTCCATCGAGCCGCCGGTGCAGGAACAGGGCCACAGTACATATCTCATTCAGAAGCCCAGAAAGCAACTCAAGCTTTACGGTCGCGCATGAAAAAGCGGAGAATCCGCGAGAACCGTATCACATACAATATCCTGATTGCGGCGTGTCTGGAGGGTGGAGACGTACCAAAATCTAAATGGAGAGAGTTGGCGCCCACACCTACAGCTGGAGTTGATCGTCCTGCGGTTGATTTGACAGTGTACCGCCGAATGTCAAACAAGCG GTGCAGTGATGCTCCTACCTTTAAACATTCATCCCTGGCTAGCACCCTCTGGGGCCAACCTGCCAATACACGGGGCCCCGGCGAACTGCGCGATTGGATCACCCACGAGGCGACTTTCAGCGAACGAAAGATATTTGATC AACTTGGTCCAAC CATCGGGGCAGGGGAAGGACTAGTAGTCGCATCACCGTCGACTAGCCACCCGGATTATTTTTATACATGGACCCGGTATGTTGCTGCTATAGCGCCGTATGACATAGATCTCATGGTGTTGGTAGTGACTC GTGGATTGGGTGAGCCAAAGTTAACGCTGATGGAACACCTTTCGACGGGAGCTGGGGAAGGCCGCAGCGC GATGGACCAGCCCTGCGGGCAATCACACTCATTCGATTTGCCAACTACTTACTTGATC GATACCAGCGCCGGCGATTCTGTTATCAAGAACGATTTGGAATATACCTCTCACATGTGTTTCGATACTTCTTATGATTTATGGGAGGAAAAACAAGATCTGCATTT CTTTACTCTGGTAGCCTGCCGTAAGGCGTTGAGCTCTGGTGCGGCACTGGCCAACCGCTTGGGTGACTCGGGAGCAGCCGCCTGGTATAAACAACAATTCAACGTGATGACCTCGCGGATTCTTGACTCGGGCATGTTCTATTTCCCGGATGGGTCTTATCGTGCTTATGCAAATCCTCAAAAACTTGACCGTCGGGGAGTTGACAGCGCCGTATTGCTTGCGATCATTGCTGCAGGAGAACCTGGAGACCCAAACTTTGGGCCAACATCTCCTGCAGTTCTGGCGAGTGTGAAA CGAGCAGTCATTGGCATTGCCCCTGTACCGACAGGGAGGTATCCTGGTGAGCCTTCTGTTACGATCATGATGGACATCAAAGGTCTTATTATTTTACTCATCATGTCAGAGGATAAATGGGATGGCTATGAGACGGGATCCAATACCCTGGCAATCCGTGGTACCTATGCACGGTTGCTGTTCCACAT AAGCGTCCAGTTGATTGACTGGGCCCTTGTAGAATTCACGTTGGCTAGGAATATCACGGTGACAGATGTATCCTTGCCTTTCTTTAAGCAATTCGCTTCT TCGGGAGATGTTTTGGCCAAAGGGAGTCCCGTGTTCGATTCAATTGTCTTGGGGATGCGCACCTGGTCAGATGGGTTCTATAAAATTCTTCAGCAATTTCAAGGGCCAGGCGGTATACTATACGAACAGTTTAACAG GACACTGGCGAACCACAAGGTGCATCGAACCTCACGTGGTCATTTGCAGCGTTCGCCAGTGCTGCT CGTGCCGTCATAA